The genomic DNA CTGACCGGGGGTGCCATCGGCGCCGCCCTGCTGTTTGCCCAGCTTGCCGCCATGCCGGCCCACGCCGCCGAACCGGCTTCCGCCACGCCTGCCGCCGCCCCTGCCCCCGCCAATGCCGAAGCCACGCTGAACACGGTCACCGTGGTTGGCAACTGGCTGGAAAACGCCAACGAGGCCAAGGTGCTGGAGCATCCGGGCGCGCGTACCATCGTCGACCGCGAGACCTTCGCCGAAGCCGGCGCCAACAATGTGCGGGAAGTGCTGCGCCGCATTCCGGGCGTGCAGGTGCAGGAGAACAACGGCACCGGCGGCAGCGATGTCTCGCTGAACGTGGGCGTGCGCGGGCTGGCCTCGCGGCTGTCGCCGCGCTCGACCATCCTGATGGATGGGGTCCCGCTGGCGGTGGCGCCCTACGGCCAGCCGCAGTTGTCGATGGCGCCGCTGTCGCTGGGCAACCTCGAGACCATCGACGTGGTGCGCGGCGCCGGCTCGGTGCGCTACGGCCCGCAGAACGTCGGCGGCATCATCAACTTCGTGACGCGCCCGATCCCGATGACCTTCGCCGCCGATGCCTCGCTCTCGACCGACATCTACAGCCACACCGGCAACGTCAAGACCAACCCGACCGCGTTCATCGGCGGCACCAGTGAGCAGGGGCTGGGCGGCGCGCTGCTGTACTCGGGCATCCACGGCAACGGCTATCGCGCCAGCAACGACCACGTCAATATCGACGACCTGCTGCTCAAGGGCGCGTACCGGATCTCGAAGACCGACTCGCTGAGCGCCGCGTTCCACTACTACGAAGGCGCGGCCGGCATGCCCGGCGGCCTGACGCCGGCGCAATACGCCGCCGACCCGTTCCAGTCGGTGCGTCCTTACGACAATTTCAGCGGCCGACGCCACGATTTCAGCCTGAAATACAGCCACAACGACGCCGACCGCAAGTTCGAGGTGCTGACGTACTACACCGACAGCTTCCGCGGCAGCAATATCGAGCAGGAAGGCACCGACGCGCAGGCCGGCCGGCGCCGCCTGACCGCGGCCCCGCGCAACTACCACACCTTTGCGATCGAGCCGCGCTACTCGCAGCTGTTCCGCGGCGACAGCATGAGCCACGAGGTCAGCGTCGGCTACCGCTTCCTGCGCGAAGCCAGCGACGAGCAGGCATCGCGCACGGCGTACTACGTGCCGGGTTCGGTCGATGCCACCACCCTGCCCTCGCCGGTCTACCAGTGGCGCACCGGCGGCACCACCGCCAATGCGGTCTATATCGACGACACCATCAACGTCGGCAACTGGACCATCACGCCCGGCCTGCGCTACGAGTTCATCCGCTCGAACGTGACCGACCGCTTTACCAACGTGCGCCGGGAGGTGTCGTCCGACGAGCCGCTGCCGTCGCTGGCGGTGATGTACCACGTCAGCGACCAGTGGAAGCTGTTCGCCAACGCCGGGGTGTCGTTCGGCCCGCTGCAGTATTTCCAGATCGCGCAGACCACCAATGGCCTGACGCCGGAAAAGGCCAAGACCTACGAGATCGGCACGCACTTCAACGCCAATGGCTGGGGCGGCGAACTGACGCTGTTCAACATCGACTTCGACGACGAGCTGCAGCTGCGCGGCGGCACCGGCGGCGCGCCGGATGCATGGACCAACCTGGGCGCCACCACCCACCGCGGCGTGGAATCGTCGCTGCGCTATGACTTCGGCGCGCTCGACAAGGCACTGATGGGCCTGTCCGCCTACGCCACCTACACCTACACCGAAGCCACCTACAACCAGGGCAACTTCGCCGGGCGCGACCTGCCGTTCTATTCGCGCCATGTGGCCACGGTGGGCATGCGCTACGCGCGCAACCGCTGGTCGTTCAATGTTGACGGCTTTGCGCAGTCCAAGCAGCACTCGCCGGGCGACCCGAGCACGTCGACGACGTACCAGACTGCTGAAAGCGCCAATGGCGCGCTGGGCGATATCCCGGGCTATGCGCTGATGAACCTGCGCGTGGGCTATGACTTCGGCAAGGCGGCGCAGAACCTGAAGCTGGCGGTGGGCGTGAAGAACGTGTTCGACAAGCGCTATTTCACGCGCTCGACCGACAACAATGCCGGCAAGTATGTGGGCATGCCGCGGACGTTTTATATCCAGGCGTCGCTGGCGTATTGATCCGGCGGCAAAAGCGCCAGGCAACCCCCCGGACAGCACAACGGCTCGCCATGGCGAGCCGTTGTGCTTGCACGAGCGCGATGATCAGACGATCTCGCGCGTCTCCAGGAACTGCAGCTCCGGGAACCGTTCCTGCGTCAGCCGCAGGTTGACCATGCTCGGCGCCAGGTAGACATGGTCGCCGGCGCCGTCCAGCGCCACGTTATGCCCGGCCTTGGCGATCAGCTTCTCGATCTCCGCCGGCGTGCCCTTGAGCCAGCGCGCGGTGGCGCATTCGTGCGATTCGAAGATGGCGTCGACGCCATACTCATGCTCCAGCCGGTGCGCCACCACGTCGAACTGCAGGATACCCACGGCACCCAGCACCAGGTCGTTGGAGGCCAGCGGGCGGAACATCTGCGTGGCGCCCTCTTCCGCCAGCTGCTGCAGGCCCTTCTGCAGCTGCTTGACCTTGAGCGGGTTGTTCAGGCGCGCGCGGCGGAAGAATTCCGGCGCGAACGACGGGATGCCGGTGAACTTGAGCGGCTCGCCCTCGGTGAAGACATCGCCCAGGCGGATGGTGCCGTGGTTGGGCACGCCGATGATGTCGCCGGCGTAGGCCTCTTCGGTGGTGTTGCGGTCCTGCGCCATGAAGGTGATGGCGTTGTTGATCGCCACGGTCTTGCCCGCCGACACATGCAGCAGCTTCATGCCACGCTCGAAGCGGCCCGAGCACACGCGCACGAAGGCAATGCGGTCGCGGTGGCGCGGATCCATATTGGCCTGGATCTTGAACACGAAACCGGTGAACTTCGGCTCCTGCGGCTCGACCACGCGCGAATCCGTATTGCGCGCCAGCGGCGGCGGCGACAGCTCGCACAGCGCATCCAGCAGCGACTGCACGCCGAAGTTGTTGATGGCCGAGCCGAAGTACACGGGCGTCTGCTTGCCGTTGAGAAAGGCCTCTTTGTCGAAGGTGTGCGAGGCCCCGCGCACCAGCTCGATCTCGATGCGCAGCTCTTCGGCCTGGCTGCCGAGGATGCGGTCCAGTTCCGGATTGTCCAGGCCGTCCAGGATCGCGGAGGTGCCCTTGTCGCCGTGCGGGTCGAACAGCTGCACCTTGTCGTCGATCAGGTGATACACGCCGCGGAAGGCCTTGCCCATGCCGATCGGCCAGGTCATCGGCGCGCACTGGATCTGCAGCACGTCCTCGATTTCATCGAGCAGTTCGATCGGCGAGCGGCCCTCGCGGTCGAGCTTGTTGATGAAGGTCAGGATCGGGGTGTCGCGCAGCCGGCAGACGTTCAGCAGCTTGATCGTCTGCGCTTCCACGCCGTTGACCGAGTCGATCACCATCACCGCCGAGTCCACCGCTGTCAGCGTGCGGTAGGTGTCTTCGGAGAAGTCCTCGTGGCCCGGGGTGTCGAGCAGGTTGACGATGTTCTCCTGCGCCTTGCCGTCCGCGCTGTCGCGGCGGTACGGGAACTGCATCACCGACGACGTCACCGAAATGCCGCGCTGCTTTTCCAGCTCCATCCAGTCCGAGGTGGCATGGCGGTCGGCCTTGCGCGCGCGCACTTCGCCCGCGACCTGGATCGCGCCGCCGAACCACAGCAGCTTTTCGGTCAGGGTGGTCTTGCCCGCGTCGGGGTGGGAGATGATGGCGAAGGTGCGTCGACGCGCAATTTCAGGAACGAGCGAGCTCACGGCAGCGGAATCAGACTGGGAAATATTGGGATGGCCCGGCGGTAGCCGGAACCAGGACCGGCAGCGCCGCGGGCGGCCGCAGGGCTGGGCCCAGCGGGCACGCGAAGGGAATGGGGCGGTATTTTACCGGTTTGGGCGCCGCTACGGGATTTGTGCTGTCCCGGCCCTTCCCTGTCGCGGCGCTGCCTCTATTCGGCCAGCTGGTCCGCAGCCTTGCCGCGCAGGCTGCCGAACTGGAGCGCGTACTGGCGCGTCAGTTCGGCGCCGAAGAAAAAGATCTGTGCCGAGTAATAGACCCACAGCATCAGCGCCACCACCGACCCGGCTGCGCCGTAGGATGAGGCCACCGCGCTGTTGCCCAGGTACAGGCCGATCAGGCGCTTGCCGATCGAGAACAGCAGCGCCGTGATGACCGCGCCCATGGTGACGTCGCGCCAGGCGATGCGCGCATTGGGCAGCATCTTGAAGATCACCGCGAACAGCGCCGTCACCACCGCGAACGAGAACAGCGAGGAGATCGCTTCGGCCACCGGCGCAAACCACGACTGCGTCCACAACTGGCCCCAGATGCGCTCGACCACCGCCAGCGCCGCATTGACGATCAGCGACACCAGCAGCATGAACGCCAGCACCAGCACCAGGCTGAACGACAGCAGGCGCGTGCGCAGCAACTGGCGCCAGCCGGCAGTGTCGGGCACCGGCACGTGCCAGATGTCGTCCAGGCTGCTTTTGAGCTCGGCAAAGGCGCTGGTGGCGCCGACGAACAGGATGCCGGTCGCGATCAGCGCGGCCATGCCGCTGCCGCCGGCGCGGTGCGTCGCGGCCAGAATGCCCTCGATGGCGGCGGCACCCCGGTCGCCGACCAGCCCTTCAAGCTGCGCGAAGATCTCGCCGCGCGCCGCCTCGGCGCCGAAGAACAGGCCGGCGATCGAGATCACCAGCACCAGGATCGGCGCCAGCGAGAACAGCATGTAGAAAGACAGCGCCGCGCCCTTGCTGGCGGCGCGGTGCGCGAACCACGAGGTGATGGCGGCGCCCACGACGCGCAGCGTGCGCGCACCGGTGTGGCGGTCCGGCAGCCAGTGCGGGCGGTGCCGGCGCGGCGGCGGCACGCCTTCGGCGGCAGGCGAGGAGGAAGGTTCGGTTTTGTCAGTCACGGCCTGGTGCTGGCGCGATCCGGCGCGGGGACCGCGGATGGATTGCGCCCGCCCGCGCGGCGGGCGCTGCGTTCATCATACTGCGCATTGCGCCGCTTGCCCAAGGCGGGCCCGGCGCGGCGCCCCGCAGGCGACCTGCTACAGTAAGACCAGGCATACCTGCCGGCGCATCCCTTGCCCGCGCGCCGGCGCAAGGAGGCACCCGTGACCTGCAACCTCCGCGCACGCCTGGCGGCCGTGCTGGCAATCATCGCCGCGCTGGGCTGCGCCGGCTGCGAGCGCAGCCAGCCCGGCCCCAAGCCCATCTCCGGCACCGCATCGGGCGCCATGCCCGCGGCAGCCCCCGCTGCGACACCGTCCGGCCCCGCCAATCCCTCTGGCACCTCGGGCCAACCCCGCTGACGCCGCCCGGGCCGCACTCCATGCCGTACCCGTTTCTGCGTGGACACCCACCGCTGCCCCGGGTCGGCGCGATGCACCGCGGTTACTCCCGTGCATGACTGATATAAGGCCGGTTTCAATCGTGCAACGGGTTGCGAGGCTGTGGCGCACGCCTCGGGCGCACGGCAAAGCGCCGGCCAGCGCCGGCCCGCGGACGCCGGCGCCATGCCTGCGCCGCCACGCCGCTGGCGCAGCGCGTTGCAGTGACGCAACCGATTGGTCCGGCGCCACTGCACAGTGACCGCCAAGCCCTGCGAACCGTCTCGCAAAGCCGCGTGGCACAAGCCTTTGCGGCCCTTGGCACACTTGTCGCTCTGGCTTGACCAAGGTGCACGGTGCATGCCTGCGCCAGTTCCGTACAACCGTCGTAGCGCGCTGGAGATCACCACATGCGTCACCCGCCTTCACGCATGACGGCGCGCCGGCGCGCATACCGCCTGGCCGGCCCACCGCCGTCAGAGATGGACCTGGTGTCGGCGCCGCTGCTGCCCTATCCGCGCGCCCGGGTGCAAGTTGCGCGCAGCGCGCACGGCATGGCTTGCGTGGCGATCCGCAGACTGGCGCAGGCGAGTCCGGCCTGCCGCCGCCACGCGGGCAAGCGGCGCGCATGACGGACTGACATAACAAGCGGGCACGAGAGCCAGCGTGACCGCGCCGATTAGTGTTCCGTCCCCCGGCGGACACTTTTTT from Cupriavidus taiwanensis includes the following:
- a CDS encoding peptide chain release factor 3; the encoded protein is MSSLVPEIARRRTFAIISHPDAGKTTLTEKLLWFGGAIQVAGEVRARKADRHATSDWMELEKQRGISVTSSVMQFPYRRDSADGKAQENIVNLLDTPGHEDFSEDTYRTLTAVDSAVMVIDSVNGVEAQTIKLLNVCRLRDTPILTFINKLDREGRSPIELLDEIEDVLQIQCAPMTWPIGMGKAFRGVYHLIDDKVQLFDPHGDKGTSAILDGLDNPELDRILGSQAEELRIEIELVRGASHTFDKEAFLNGKQTPVYFGSAINNFGVQSLLDALCELSPPPLARNTDSRVVEPQEPKFTGFVFKIQANMDPRHRDRIAFVRVCSGRFERGMKLLHVSAGKTVAINNAITFMAQDRNTTEEAYAGDIIGVPNHGTIRLGDVFTEGEPLKFTGIPSFAPEFFRRARLNNPLKVKQLQKGLQQLAEEGATQMFRPLASNDLVLGAVGILQFDVVAHRLEHEYGVDAIFESHECATARWLKGTPAEIEKLIAKAGHNVALDGAGDHVYLAPSMVNLRLTQERFPELQFLETREIV
- a CDS encoding TonB-dependent receptor family protein; this translates as MQPAFRLTGGAIGAALLFAQLAAMPAHAAEPASATPAAAPAPANAEATLNTVTVVGNWLENANEAKVLEHPGARTIVDRETFAEAGANNVREVLRRIPGVQVQENNGTGGSDVSLNVGVRGLASRLSPRSTILMDGVPLAVAPYGQPQLSMAPLSLGNLETIDVVRGAGSVRYGPQNVGGIINFVTRPIPMTFAADASLSTDIYSHTGNVKTNPTAFIGGTSEQGLGGALLYSGIHGNGYRASNDHVNIDDLLLKGAYRISKTDSLSAAFHYYEGAAGMPGGLTPAQYAADPFQSVRPYDNFSGRRHDFSLKYSHNDADRKFEVLTYYTDSFRGSNIEQEGTDAQAGRRRLTAAPRNYHTFAIEPRYSQLFRGDSMSHEVSVGYRFLREASDEQASRTAYYVPGSVDATTLPSPVYQWRTGGTTANAVYIDDTINVGNWTITPGLRYEFIRSNVTDRFTNVRREVSSDEPLPSLAVMYHVSDQWKLFANAGVSFGPLQYFQIAQTTNGLTPEKAKTYEIGTHFNANGWGGELTLFNIDFDDELQLRGGTGGAPDAWTNLGATTHRGVESSLRYDFGALDKALMGLSAYATYTYTEATYNQGNFAGRDLPFYSRHVATVGMRYARNRWSFNVDGFAQSKQHSPGDPSTSTTYQTAESANGALGDIPGYALMNLRVGYDFGKAAQNLKLAVGVKNVFDKRYFTRSTDNNAGKYVGMPRTFYIQASLAY
- a CDS encoding YihY/virulence factor BrkB family protein translates to MTDKTEPSSSPAAEGVPPPRRHRPHWLPDRHTGARTLRVVGAAITSWFAHRAASKGAALSFYMLFSLAPILVLVISIAGLFFGAEAARGEIFAQLEGLVGDRGAAAIEGILAATHRAGGSGMAALIATGILFVGATSAFAELKSSLDDIWHVPVPDTAGWRQLLRTRLLSFSLVLVLAFMLLVSLIVNAALAVVERIWGQLWTQSWFAPVAEAISSLFSFAVVTALFAVIFKMLPNARIAWRDVTMGAVITALLFSIGKRLIGLYLGNSAVASSYGAAGSVVALMLWVYYSAQIFFFGAELTRQYALQFGSLRGKAADQLAE